From the Streptomyces sp. Tu 2975 genome, one window contains:
- a CDS encoding DUF998 domain-containing protein, with product MRAVPRWALISSGCAPVVMVGGWTVAALLQGPAYDPATQTISVLAAYGSEGFWVMTGALLALGLCHLFTAWGLRPAALAGRVALGGGGLAAFAVVLIPAPSSGGSLRHGSVAAVGFTLLAVWPVLAADRGGAAPWGLRPLPSLVVTALMGLGALWFLIEIQRHGVTGVAERLVTCIQSLWPLVVVASCLLHPENKGPSK from the coding sequence ATGCGAGCTGTTCCCAGGTGGGCCCTGATCTCGTCGGGGTGTGCCCCTGTCGTCATGGTCGGGGGCTGGACGGTCGCCGCACTGCTGCAGGGCCCGGCCTACGATCCCGCCACGCAGACGATCAGCGTTCTGGCGGCCTACGGCTCCGAGGGATTCTGGGTGATGACCGGAGCGCTCCTGGCCCTCGGTCTCTGCCACCTGTTCACCGCCTGGGGGTTGCGCCCGGCCGCACTCGCCGGACGTGTGGCGCTGGGCGGCGGCGGGCTGGCGGCGTTCGCTGTGGTCCTGATCCCGGCGCCGAGCAGTGGGGGGTCCCTCCGGCACGGGTCGGTCGCCGCGGTGGGCTTCACCCTCCTTGCGGTGTGGCCGGTGCTGGCCGCCGATCGCGGCGGAGCCGCACCATGGGGACTACGGCCCCTGCCTTCCCTCGTCGTGACCGCTCTGATGGGCCTCGGTGCGCTCTGGTTCCTGATCGAGATACAGCGTCACGGCGTCACCGGAGTCGCTGAACGCCTTGTGACCTGCATCCAGTCACTGTGGCCCTTGGTGGTCGTCGCCTCCTGCCTTCTGCATC
- a CDS encoding pectate lyase — MKHPVALRLSAALATGALAAAAGVALTTPEASAATGGATGYATQNGGTTGGAGGQSVRATTGTAIHAALCNRASSSTPITIQVEGTINHGNTSKVSGASCNTADGVIELKQISNVTIVGVGGGAVFDQVGIHLREARNIIIQNVTVRNVKKSGSPTSNGGDAIGMESGVRNVWVDHTTLEASGGESEGYDGLFDMKDNTQYVTLSYSILRNSGRGGLVGSSESDVSNGFVTYHHNLYENIDSRAPLLRGGIGHMYNNHYKSLNESGINSRAGARAKVDNNYFEDSKDVLGTFYTDAAGYWQVGGNIFDNVTWSGPGSDNNPAGPDPKSNTTVSIPYSYSLDGADCVPGVVSRTAGANKGLRVSDGNCSPQTPAPTTPAPTPTTPAPDPTTPAPTPTRPSGTNLSIGAGSDGTGKAGGTSYGNVRDGDLNTHWSPAGSTGSVSVKWGSATTVSKINIREASGSVGSIGSWRVVNHDTGAVLASGSGAGVINFPSTSMQKITFEITGSTGTPRLAEFETYAG, encoded by the coding sequence ATGAAACATCCAGTCGCACTACGACTCTCCGCGGCCCTGGCCACGGGTGCCCTCGCGGCCGCGGCCGGTGTGGCTCTGACGACGCCCGAGGCGTCGGCAGCGACCGGTGGCGCCACCGGCTACGCCACCCAGAACGGCGGGACCACCGGTGGAGCGGGCGGCCAGTCGGTGCGGGCCACCACGGGGACCGCGATCCACGCCGCCCTGTGCAACCGGGCCAGCAGCAGCACCCCGATCACCATCCAGGTCGAGGGCACCATCAACCACGGCAACACCAGCAAGGTCTCGGGCGCCAGTTGCAACACCGCCGACGGTGTGATCGAGCTCAAGCAGATCAGCAACGTCACGATCGTCGGCGTCGGCGGGGGAGCCGTCTTCGACCAGGTGGGCATCCACCTCCGCGAGGCCCGCAACATCATCATCCAGAACGTGACCGTACGGAACGTCAAGAAGTCGGGCTCGCCCACGTCCAACGGCGGAGACGCCATCGGCATGGAGAGCGGCGTCCGCAACGTCTGGGTCGACCACACCACGCTGGAGGCGTCGGGCGGTGAGTCGGAGGGCTACGACGGCCTCTTCGACATGAAGGACAACACCCAGTACGTGACCCTGTCCTACAGCATTCTGCGCAACTCCGGCCGCGGTGGCCTCGTCGGCTCGAGCGAGAGCGACGTGTCGAACGGCTTCGTCACCTACCACCACAACCTGTACGAGAACATCGACTCCCGTGCGCCCCTGCTGCGCGGCGGCATCGGCCACATGTACAACAACCACTACAAGAGCCTCAACGAATCCGGCATCAACTCCCGTGCCGGCGCTCGCGCCAAGGTGGACAACAACTACTTCGAGGACTCCAAGGACGTCCTCGGCACCTTCTACACGGACGCGGCCGGCTACTGGCAGGTCGGCGGCAACATCTTCGACAACGTGACCTGGTCCGGCCCGGGCAGCGACAACAACCCCGCCGGCCCGGACCCGAAGTCCAACACGACCGTCAGCATCCCGTACTCCTACAGTCTCGACGGAGCCGACTGCGTGCCCGGCGTCGTGAGCCGGACGGCAGGCGCGAACAAGGGGCTGCGGGTTTCGGACGGCAACTGCTCGCCGCAGACGCCGGCACCGACGACCCCCGCCCCCACCCCGACGACCCCTGCGCCGGACCCCACCACCCCCGCGCCCACCCCGACCCGGCCCAGCGGGACCAACCTCAGCATCGGGGCCGGCTCCGACGGCACCGGCAAGGCCGGCGGGACGAGCTACGGCAACGTGCGGGACGGTGATCTGAACACCCACTGGTCGCCGGCCGGCTCGACCGGTTCCGTCTCGGTCAAGTGGGGCTCCGCCACCACGGTGTCGAAGATCAACATCCGGGAGGCGTCGGGCTCCGTGGGCAGCATCGGATCCTGGAGGGTCGTCAACCACGACACCGGCGCCGTACTGGCCTCCGGCAGTGGTGCCGGCGTGATCAACTTCCCGTCGACGTCGATGCAGAAGATCACCTTCGAGATCACCGGCTCGACGGGAACGCCGCGACTCGCGGAGTTCGAGACCTACGCCGGCTGA